A region from the Diadema setosum chromosome 17, eeDiaSeto1, whole genome shotgun sequence genome encodes:
- the LOC140240755 gene encoding serine/threonine-protein phosphatase 2A activator-like, whose amino-acid sequence MAEKEANPDSAKFRVPTKEIKSPMDIRKWQTSQAYADYLVFLSTLNEAVKGTTLMEECSQSATCEKVLLLLDDLKKWVDEIPPVDQPQRFGNMAYRTWHQKLQDNAEALIVRLLPESLREATQELKPYLTDSFGNYTRIDYGTGHEMAFATFLCCLCKLNVLPPSDSQALVLRVFTRYLELTRKLQTTYNMEPAGSQGVWGLDDFQFLPFYWGSAQLIDHPTLIPKHIPETRFGAEKDKYMFCGCIDFINSMKTGPFAEHSNILWGISSVPRWQKVNQGLLKMYKAEVLSKFPVIQHLPFGSIMSIAAGKNVSS is encoded by the exons AAGCCAACCCTGACTCGGCCAAGTTTAGAGTTCCGACAAAGGAGATCAAATCCCCAATGGACATCAGGAAGTGGCAGACGTCACAG GCGTATGCTGACTATTTAGTCTTCTTATCGACATTGAATGAAGCTGTCAAAGGAACGACACTGATGGAGGAATGTTCGCAGTCTGCC ACCTGTGAGAAAGTCCTTCTATTGCTCGACGACCTGAAGAAGTGGGTGGACGAGATTCCACCCGTGGATCAGCCCCAGAGGTTCGGCAACATGGCGTACAGGACGTGGCATCAGAAGCTCCAAGAT AATGCCGAGGCTCTGATCGTGAGGCTGCTGCCGGAGAGCCTTAGGGAGGCCACACAGGAGCTCAAGCCCTACCTGACGGACAGCTTCGGGAACTACACCCGGATTGACTACGGGACGGGGCACGAGATGGCCTTCGCCACCTTCCTCTGCTGCCTGTGCAAGCTGAACGTCTTACCGCCCTCCGACTCGCAGGCACTAGTACTCAGAGTCTTCACAAG GTATCTTGAGTTAACAAGAAAGCTGCAGACCACATACAACATGGAGCCAGCAGGGAGCCAAGGAGTGTGGGGTCTTGATGACTTCCAATTCCTCCCCTTCTACTGGGGCAGCGCACAACTCATCG ATCATCCCACCCTCATCCCGAAACATATTCCGGAAACAAGGTTTGGGGCAGAGAAAGATAAATACATGTTCTGCGGCTGCATCGAtttcatcaattca ATGAAGACAGGCCCGTTTGCAGAGCACTCCAACATCCTGTGGGGAATCAGCAGCGTCCCTCGCTGGCAGAAGGTCAATCAGGGCCTCCTGAAGATGTACAAGGCTGAG GTGCTGTCCAAATTTCCTGTCATCCAACATCTACCCTTCGGGAGCATCATGTCCATCGCGGCGGGCAAGAACGTCTCAAGCTGA